The genomic stretch CAGGATGACATCATCGCCCTTGGCGAGTCGCTGGTGCAGGCCATCTGGAAGCTGATCGACGTCGAGATCCCGACCCCGATCGCCCGCATCACTTACCACGAGGCCATGGCCAAGTACGGTTCGGATAAGCCGGATCTGCGCTTCGGCCTTGAGCTGAGTGACATGACCGAATTCTTCAAGGACACCGAATTCGGCGTCTTCAAGGCCTCGCACGTCGGTGCCGTGGTCATGCCCGGCGGCGCCTCACAGCCCCGCCGCACCCTGGACGGCTGGCAGGAATTTGCCAAGCAGCGTGGGCACAAGGGTCTGGCCTATGTCCTCTACAAGGAGGATGGCGAGCTCGCCGGCCCGGTCGCTAAGAACCTGACCGACGTTGAGCGCGCCGGATTGGCCGAGGCCACCGGAGCCAAGCCCGGTGACTGCATCTTCTTCGCCGCCGGCGAGAAGAACGAGGCACGCGCCCTGTTGGGTGCCGCCCGCGTGGAAATCGGTCACCGCACCGGCCTGATCAAGGAGGGCGACTGGGCCTTCGTGTGGGTTGTTGACGCTCCCATGTTCGAGCCCGCAGCGGCAGCGGTCGCCTCCGGAGACGTGGCAGTGGGAACCGGTGCCTGGACCGCCGTGCACCACGCATTTACCTCACCGAAGCCCGAATTCATGGATACGTTCGACACGGATCCGGAAAACGCCTTGGCCTACGCCTACGACATCGTGTGCAACGGCAACGAAATTGGTGGCGGCTCGATCCGTATCCATCAGGCCGATGTGCAGCAGCGCGTCTTCAAGATGATGGGTATCGACGAGGAAGCCGCGCAGGAGAAGTTCGGCTTCCTGCTCGAGGGCTTCAAGTTTGGTGCCCCTCCGCACGGAGGAATCGCCCTGGGTTGGGACCGTGTGTTGCAATTGCTCACCGGTTCGGACTCGATCCGCGACGTTATCGCTTTCCCGAAGACCGGTGGCGGCTTCGATCCGCTGACCAGTGCTCCGGCGCCGATTACGGCCCAGCAGCGCAAGGAAGCCGGCGTTGATACGAAGCCGGAGGCCAAGAAGGCCGAGACCAACGAATCGGCCAAGGTCGAAGCAAAGTAGTCTCACTCCC from Paeniglutamicibacter sp. Y32M11 encodes the following:
- the aspS gene encoding aspartate--tRNA ligase — protein: MLRTHQLGTLSAENIGETVTLTGWVARRRDHGGVAFLDLRDASGFAQVVVRDEEDFHPLRNEFVLQITGKVERRPEGNENPALATGQIEVIADSVVVLNTSAPLPFQIDEHVEVGEEARLRHRYLDLRRPTPSRNIRLRSEANRIARNLLHDDGFVEIETPTLTRSTPEGARDFLVPARLAPGSWYALPQSPQLFKQLLQVGGFEKYYQIARCYRDEDFRADRQPEFTQLDIEASFVEQDDIIALGESLVQAIWKLIDVEIPTPIARITYHEAMAKYGSDKPDLRFGLELSDMTEFFKDTEFGVFKASHVGAVVMPGGASQPRRTLDGWQEFAKQRGHKGLAYVLYKEDGELAGPVAKNLTDVERAGLAEATGAKPGDCIFFAAGEKNEARALLGAARVEIGHRTGLIKEGDWAFVWVVDAPMFEPAAAAVASGDVAVGTGAWTAVHHAFTSPKPEFMDTFDTDPENALAYAYDIVCNGNEIGGGSIRIHQADVQQRVFKMMGIDEEAAQEKFGFLLEGFKFGAPPHGGIALGWDRVLQLLTGSDSIRDVIAFPKTGGGFDPLTSAPAPITAQQRKEAGVDTKPEAKKAETNESAKVEAK